A window from Haloarchaeobius amylolyticus encodes these proteins:
- a CDS encoding response regulator transcription factor, which translates to MDGEIVDGEIVAADDDEQIRRLVAVTLGDEFAVQTLETGQAAWDYLETRSDSPPRLVLLDVMMPELDGFSLLERIRNEEAFADVPVLMLTSRSREEDVLRALDAGADGYIAKPFDRRALVDQVRDLLEASA; encoded by the coding sequence ATGGATGGGGAGATTGTGGATGGGGAAATCGTGGCGGCCGACGACGACGAGCAGATCCGGCGGCTGGTGGCCGTCACCCTCGGCGACGAGTTCGCGGTTCAGACGCTCGAGACCGGACAGGCTGCCTGGGACTACCTGGAGACGCGGTCGGACAGCCCACCACGGCTGGTCCTGCTGGACGTGATGATGCCAGAACTGGATGGGTTCTCGCTGCTGGAACGCATCCGCAACGAGGAGGCATTCGCCGACGTCCCTGTATTGATGTTGACCTCACGGTCCCGCGAGGAGGACGTACTCAGGGCCTTGGACGCTGGGGCGGATGGCTACATCGCGAAACCGTTCGATCGGAGGGCCCTCGTCGATCAGGTCCGCGACCTCCTGGAAGCGTCGGCCTGA
- a CDS encoding poly-gamma-glutamate biosynthesis protein PgsC/CapC, which yields MWVATMLTILGLLSVATITQFTGYRLGGTITVPILAVYTLKDLSLLPVFVLSTLTAYTGLWLFRRRTLVAGRDELVVAMVVGTTVPLAIFLLVDQVGLRSDVIVFFGSILPGLAAYNYHQIRPEYRRNDLAAAVTLFVGLLVIGWVLVTPAVAAQFGTLTPPVLFSRTADIALLKNATAGADVAPDVMAREAVAVLFAAGLVLSERLRDRFGVRLGIITAVLLGIYALSNYWLLVLYLVLFVLAFGFVQAANYATLRYGRVLFGLTAAVAMLLAIPFVLWFPITRGLSAFFVANIAGVTAYNAHVTPPFERRLVLPLQVGVFVPSLLFARLFSTPQPQGFTHPVTLPVVVAGALLTAMALGLAYWYSVDLPDRAAVRSASVLPGGDS from the coding sequence ATGTGGGTTGCCACCATGCTGACCATTCTCGGGCTGCTCAGCGTGGCGACCATCACCCAGTTCACGGGGTACCGGCTCGGCGGGACCATCACGGTCCCCATCCTGGCCGTCTACACGCTCAAGGACCTCTCGCTGTTGCCGGTGTTCGTCCTGAGCACACTCACCGCGTACACAGGGCTGTGGCTGTTCCGGCGCCGGACCCTCGTCGCGGGCCGTGACGAGCTGGTCGTGGCGATGGTCGTCGGGACGACCGTTCCCCTGGCCATCTTCCTCCTCGTCGACCAGGTCGGGCTCCGGTCCGACGTCATCGTGTTCTTCGGCAGTATCCTCCCGGGGCTGGCCGCGTACAACTACCACCAGATCCGCCCCGAGTACCGCCGCAACGACCTCGCCGCGGCCGTCACCCTGTTCGTCGGCCTCCTCGTCATCGGGTGGGTTCTCGTCACACCCGCCGTGGCAGCCCAGTTCGGGACGCTGACACCCCCGGTCCTCTTCTCGCGGACGGCAGACATCGCGCTCCTCAAGAACGCGACCGCCGGCGCCGACGTGGCCCCCGACGTCATGGCGCGCGAGGCGGTCGCCGTCCTGTTCGCAGCCGGACTGGTACTCTCCGAACGCCTGCGTGACCGTTTCGGCGTACGCCTCGGTATCATCACGGCCGTCCTGCTCGGCATCTACGCGCTCTCTAACTACTGGCTGCTCGTCCTGTACCTCGTCCTGTTCGTCCTCGCGTTCGGGTTCGTCCAGGCGGCCAACTACGCGACGCTGCGCTACGGGCGCGTCCTCTTCGGGCTCACCGCGGCGGTCGCCATGCTCCTGGCCATCCCGTTCGTGCTCTGGTTCCCCATCACCCGCGGGCTCTCGGCGTTCTTCGTCGCGAACATCGCCGGGGTGACCGCCTACAACGCACATGTGACGCCACCGTTCGAACGCCGCCTCGTGCTCCCACTGCAGGTCGGCGTATTCGTCCCGTCGCTGCTCTTCGCCCGGCTCTTCAGCACGCCACAGCCCCAGGGCTTCACCCACCCGGTCACGCTCCCGGTCGTCGTCGCGGGGGCCCTCCTCACCGCGATGGCACTCGGACTGGCGTACTGGTACTCGGTCGACCTCCCGGACAGGGCGGCCGTGCGGTCCGCGTCGGTCCTCCCTGGGGGTGACTCGTGA
- a CDS encoding Mur ligase family protein has translation MSRTAFEIYGRGFGWCWRLRIDAEVVATCGTHHDRSREARLAVDDVRAAVRQLLGEAVPNESASVTDPRFVVEPDPTPAGELPADRNNWVWRFESAERVLAHSAERFPTEAAAETAVDRFMANATGALPVFMVGAEHEWAQGPQPITVGKPSLTGLVRELTRGLRHRQALQQVDTRIVVAGTRGKSSTTRRLDDVFNRRDYDTLTKITGDHPTLIHNGEVFPIEREGPRTTLYENISIIGEFAGELDAYDPEDVLIFENQGITEYTTRLVNQRLIDPDIMVLTNVRQDHTDTLGKTRGDIARAFARSVPKGTHVISGEQHPLLHEYMQRDIERRGGTIEQVDVPPEHEGFIGAETVHAINAVLAAVDESPILDSEIEAFLEGMQPAWTLLPNGRIYDAAAVNDIESTEMIRRALTDGEQIVPFVYLRRDRRGRTASFAEYVDLLYEHDHIEVVHVGGANARAFAANVDVPVVQHENTEGASAVLDELLGDGNRVICMGNAVDEFMRDVEAEIEQRVRAQKQVERISGEASANVADQGSWDS, from the coding sequence GTGAGCCGCACCGCCTTCGAGATATACGGGCGCGGCTTCGGCTGGTGCTGGCGCCTGCGCATCGACGCCGAGGTGGTCGCGACCTGCGGGACCCATCACGACCGGTCACGAGAGGCCCGGCTCGCGGTCGACGATGTTCGCGCCGCCGTCAGGCAACTGCTCGGCGAAGCCGTCCCGAACGAATCCGCGAGCGTCACGGACCCGCGGTTCGTCGTCGAGCCGGACCCGACCCCGGCGGGCGAGTTGCCTGCCGACAGGAACAACTGGGTCTGGCGGTTCGAGAGCGCCGAGCGGGTCCTCGCCCACAGCGCGGAGCGGTTCCCGACGGAGGCGGCCGCCGAGACCGCCGTCGACCGCTTCATGGCCAACGCGACGGGGGCGCTGCCGGTGTTCATGGTCGGCGCCGAGCACGAGTGGGCACAGGGCCCCCAACCCATCACGGTCGGTAAACCCAGTCTGACCGGCCTCGTCCGCGAACTCACGCGGGGGCTGCGCCACCGACAAGCGCTCCAGCAGGTCGATACGCGAATCGTCGTCGCGGGCACCCGTGGGAAGTCCTCGACGACCCGACGCCTGGACGACGTGTTCAACCGCCGCGACTACGACACGCTCACGAAGATCACAGGGGACCACCCGACGCTCATCCACAACGGCGAGGTGTTCCCCATCGAGCGGGAGGGCCCTCGCACCACGCTCTACGAGAACATCAGCATCATTGGCGAGTTCGCCGGGGAACTCGACGCCTACGACCCGGAGGACGTCCTCATCTTCGAGAACCAGGGCATCACGGAGTACACGACCCGACTGGTGAACCAGCGCCTCATCGACCCGGACATCATGGTCCTGACCAACGTCCGCCAGGACCACACCGACACCCTCGGCAAGACCAGGGGAGACATCGCTCGTGCCTTCGCCCGGTCGGTCCCGAAGGGTACCCACGTCATCAGCGGCGAGCAACACCCCCTGTTGCACGAATACATGCAGCGCGACATCGAGCGCCGTGGCGGCACCATCGAGCAGGTCGACGTCCCACCAGAACACGAGGGATTCATCGGGGCCGAGACGGTCCACGCCATCAACGCGGTACTGGCGGCCGTCGACGAGTCGCCGATTCTCGACTCGGAGATCGAGGCGTTCCTCGAGGGGATGCAACCCGCCTGGACCCTGCTCCCGAACGGCCGGATCTACGACGCCGCGGCCGTCAACGACATCGAGAGCACGGAGATGATCCGGCGGGCGCTCACCGACGGCGAGCAGATCGTCCCGTTCGTCTACCTTCGGCGCGACCGCCGCGGTCGGACCGCCTCGTTCGCCGAGTACGTCGACCTGCTGTACGAACACGACCACATCGAGGTCGTCCACGTCGGCGGGGCCAACGCCCGTGCCTTCGCGGCGAACGTGGACGTCCCGGTGGTACAACACGAGAACACTGAGGGCGCGTCCGCGGTGCTCGACGAGTTGCTCGGCGATGGCAACCGCGTCATCTGCATGGGGAACGCCGTCGACGAGTTCATGCGCGACGTGGAGGCCGAGATCGAACAGCGCGTCAGGGCGCAGAAACAGGTCGAACGCATCAGCGGGGAGGCGTCGGCGAACGTCGCCGACCAGGGCAGCTGGGACAGTTGA